The nucleotide window GCTGTTCCACCGCTACTTCAAGGTGTCGCTGTTCACCTCGCGCAAGATGGTGCTGGTGTTCGGTGCCAGCTGCATGATCGGCCCGGCCTGCATCGGCCTGGTGGAAAGCCCGTATACGGCGATCCTGCTGCTGTGCATTGGCGGGTTTGCCCACCAGACGCTGTCAGGGGCGTTGTACTCCATCACCTCCGACTCGTTCAGCAAGGACCAGGTGGCCACGGCGACCGGCATGGGCGGCATGTGCGGTTACCTGGGGGCAGCAGCGTTTACCCTGGTGTTCGGCATTCTGGTCACGCAGATCGGTTACAGCCCGCTGTTCGTGGTGCTGGCGGCGTTCGATATCGTGGCAGCAGTGCTGGTGTGGAAGGTAGCGCGGGAGGTGCGTGGCGAGCCTTCGGTCACGCCGATGGCGAACCCGACCGGGGCATTGGCATAAGGCTTGAAATTCAGGGGCCGCTTTGCGGCCCATCGCCGGCAAGCCAGGCTCCCACAGGTACTGCACAAGGCTTGAGGTCTATACGATCAAGTGGGAGCTGGCTTGCCGGAGATGGGCTGCGCAGCAGCCCACATCAAGGCAACACAATCAAAGGGGTCGATACTGCATCCTGAACCCCAGGCTCATCCCTTCCCCCTGCTGCAACAACCGCAACCCAGGCCGCCCTGGCAGGTGATGCGCATTGACCGGGTGGCTTACCGGTTCAAAGCAGAAAAAACCTTGCCCCTGCGGGCAAAACAGCAAAAAGTGTTCAGCCCCGCTGGCACTGCACGCCAGTCGATAACCCGCGCTTGGCTGTTCGATCACACACTCTCCCGGCCAGCCACTGAAGGCGTGATCGACCACCGTGTCGGGCAACCGGCCCAAGGCATTGAAGCACCACTGCTCGGGCACCTCGGCCTGGTACGACGGCAACCGCCCATGCTCGGCCAGCCACACTTTGCGCGCCGCGGCATACAGCTGGGTATCGGGGTATCGCGGAAAGTAAGGATGCAACCCCAACCCATACCAGGTAGCCGGCCCATCCAGGTGGGTTACATGCAGGTCCAGGTTCAGGCACCCCTCATGCAAGTGCACATCCAGCGTTGCCTGGTAGGCAAACGGCACTTCACTGTGCAGCCTCAGGCGCGCGCGTCGCTCGCTGTGGTGCTCCACCTGCCAGGCCTGCTGCCAGGCGCTGCCATGAATCGGGTAGGGGTCGTGCCCGGTATTGGGCGTTAGCGCCTGCCAGCCATCCCGGCGAGCGAAGCCACCCCCGGCAATGCGGTTGGACCATGGCGCCAGCGGGTAACAGGCCAGGCGTCGCGGGGTGCCACTGGCCAGCGCGGCCGGGTCAGAATGGCGCAGCAGCGCTTGCCCGGTCGCTTTCACTTCCCAGTTGACCAGGCTGGCGCCCAGCTCCGGCGCCAGGCTCAGGCGGGTCAGGCGGTCCTGCAGGTGCAGTTCGGTCACAGCCATTCAAGGCTCCTTTCACATGAACAATCAACTGGCCCGACGGTAGGTGAGCAGCACGATGCCGCACACCACCACGGCGCCGCCGAGTAATTGCAGGTTGCCGAGCTGCTGGTCGAGCAACGCCCAGCCCAGCAACAGCGTGGCGATGGGTTCGACGTTCATCACCGGCGCGTTCTGCGCCATGTTCAGCCTTGGCACACACACGAATAGCAAGGTAAAGGCCAGGCCATACAGCACCACCAGGCTGGCCAAGGCCACCCAGCCGGCGCTGCTGCCAGGTAGTGACAAGCCGGACGGCATCACGCCGCTTGCGCCTGCAACCAGCATGCTGGAGAACACGATCAGCAAGGTCAGCAGGCTGCGCACAGGGCCGCGCACGCTGGCCAGCTTGTGGTCGGTGATCCACAAGGCGCAGGCAAAGGCACAGGCGGCGCCGAAGGCCAGGCCGACCCCTAGCGCCCAGTGCGGGTTGGCCGTGCCGCTGTCGGCAAGGCGTGCCGGCACATCCAGCGCCAGCACCAGGCCGCACAGGATCAGGCCCATGAACAGCACGGTGCGGCCGGTGGGGCGTGCGCCACCCAGCGCCCAGGTGAGCAGCGCCAGCAGCATCGGGAAGGTGTTGCCCACCAGCAGCGCCAGGGCTACCGGAATGCGCGCCACCGCCGAGTACAGGCACAGGCTTTGGGTGGCGATCAGCAGGCCCAGCAGCAGCTGCCAGTGCCGCGTGCCTGCCGGCAGGCCCAGCGCCTGGCGTTGCCACAACAGCAGGCAGGCCAGTACCAGCAAGGTGATGCCTGAGCGGCAGAGAATCGCCAGCAGCACGCCGGTGCCGTCATCGAAGGCGATGCGCGCGGCGATGTGGTTGCCTGCGAATGAACAGGCCAGCAGGGCGAGCAGGGCGATGGCCAATTTGCGCGGGAATAGAGGTACTGCCGAGGAGGGAACAGCCATGTGCAGGATCCATTTGCAGAAAGAACCAGAGGGCTGCTTTGCAGCCCATCCCCGGCAAGCCAGCTCCCACAGGGGGTGCGCAGGGCTGGAAGGCTGCACAATCCTGTGGGAGCTGGCTTGCCGGCGATGGGGCGCAGAGCGGCCCCGATTACAGTTACAGCACCACGCTAGGCAGCCACAGGGAGATGGCGGGAATGTAAGTCACCGCCATCAGCACCAGGAACAGCGCCAGGTAGAACGGCAGCAGCGCCTTCACCGTCGACTCGATGCTCACCTTGCCGATGGCCGAGCCCACGAACAGCACGGCGCCCACCGGTGGCGTTATCAGCCCGATCCCCAGGTTCACCAGCATGATCATGCCGAAGTGCACCGGGTCTACACCAATACCGGTAATCACCGGCAGCAGGATCGGCGTGAGGATCAGGATCAACGGCGCCATGTCCATCACCGTACCCAGCAGCAACAGCATGAAGTTGATGCACATCAGGATCACGTAGCGGTTGTCCGACAGGGTCAGGAACGCCGTGGTGATCTTCGACGGGATCTGCATCAGCGTCATCACGTAGCCGAAGCTGGCGGCAAAGCCGATCAGGATCATCACGATGGAGATGGTCCGTACCGTGCGGTGCATCAGCTTGGGCAGGTCGCGCCACTTGTAGTCGCGGTAGATGAACATGGTCACGAAGAATGACCACACCACTGCCACGGCTGCCGATTCGGTCGCGGTGAACACGCCCGACAGGATGCCGCCGAGGATGATGACCATGGCCATCAGGCCCCACAGCGCCTCACCGGCAATTTTCAACGCCTGGCGCAGCGGGATCACTTCGCCCTTGGGGTAGTTGCGCTTCTTCGCGAAGATCAGGCACAGGCCCATCATCACCGCGCTCAGCAGCAAGCCGGGCATAACCCCCGCCATGAACAGCGAGGCAATGGATACCGTGCCGCCCGCCGCCAGCGAGTACAACACCGAGTTATGGCTGGGTGGGGTCAGCAGCGCCTGCACCGAGCCACTGACGGTCACGGCGGTGGAAAATTCACGCGGGTAGCCTTTGCGCTCCATCTCCGGGATCAGCACCGAGCCCACCGAGGCGGTGTCGGCCACCGACGAGCCGGAAATCGCACCGAAGAAGGTCGAGGCCATGATGTTGACCAGCGACAGGCCGCCACGCACGAAGCCCACCAGCACCCCGGCAAAGGCCACCAGCCGCCGTGACATGCCGCCTTCGGCCATGATCGCGCCGGCCAGCACGAAGAATGGAATGGCCAGCAGCGAGAACTTGTTAACCCCACTGGCCACCTGGATCATCATCGCCTGCAGCGGGATGTCGATCCACCAGGCGCCGATCAGGGCCGACAGGCCCAAGGCGTACGCTACCGGCATGCCGATCAGAATCAGCACGATGAAACTGCCCAACAGAATGAACGCTTCCATTTACGCAGCTCCTTCGTTTTCTTCGACCAGATCAAAGCGCACGACCTTGCGGTTGCTCTGATCGCCCAGCAGGAGTTTTTCCAGCACGAACACCAGCGTCAGCACGCCGCCGACCGGGATCGGCGCGTAGGTCATGCCCACCCGCACGCCGGGCAGCGAGGCCAGCGACTGGTTCCAGGTGGTGATGCACAGCCGGGTGCCGTAATAGGTCATGAACACGCACACCACGATCATCAGCAGTTGTACCAGCAGGGCGACCAGCTGGCGCTGCAGCGGCGGCAAGCGGTCGGTAATCATCCCCACCGCCATATGCGCGCCAGCGCGATAGCTGGCGGCGGCACCAACAAAGGTGAACACCACCATTAGCAGGATCGAGACTGGCTCTGGCCAACTGGAGCCGGTGCCCAGCACGTAGCGGGCGAAGATGCCCCACGGGATGATCAGCGTCATGGCCAGGATCGACAGGCCCGCGATCCAGATGCAACTGCGGTACAGCGTGTCGTTCACGCTCAGGAAAAGCGATTTCATAGGCATCACCAAAGCGGCAGGGCGGCGGGCGCCGCACTGCCGAGGTCGTCTTGGAAGGGGCTGGTATTACTGGACGGCGTCGATACGCTTCATCAGGTCGGCGTACGGCGCGCCGTACTTCTCGCGTACCGAAGCGGTGGCGTCATAGAACGGCTTCTTGTCCACGGTAATGAACTCGACACCAGCGGCCTTGAGTTTCTCTTCGCTGGCGGCGGACTTGGCGTCCCACAGTGCACGCTCTTCCATCTGCGCCTCACGCGCGACCTTCTTCACCAGTGCCTGCTGCTCGGGGCTGAGCTTGTTCCAGGTGGTCTTGGACATCACTACAGGTTCCGGCAGGATCAGGTGGCCGGTCAGGGTGTAGTACTTGGCGCTCTGGAAGTGGTTGTGCTCAAGGAGGGTAGGCGGGTTGTTCTCGGCGCCATCGATCACCCCTGTCTGCAAGGCGCTGAAAATTTCCCCGGTGTCCATGGCGATGCCGTTGCCGCCCATGGCGTTCATCATGTCGATGAACAGCGGGTTGCCCTGCACGCGAATCTTCATGCCCTTGAGGTCTTCCAGGCTGCGTACCGGTTTTTTCGTATAGATGCTGCGCGAGCCACCGTCCATCCAGGCCAGGGCCACCAGGTTGAAATCGGAGTTGGTGATCTTGTCGAGGATTTCCTGGCCGATCTCGCCGTCGATGATCTTGCGCATGTGATCATGGTCACGGAACACGAACGGCATGTTGAACACGTTCACATCCGGTACTACCGGGCCGACGATCCCTAAGCTGACACGGGTCATCTGCACGGCGCCGATCTGTGCCTGTTCGATCACTTCCTTTTCCGAGCCCAGCACACCGCCGGCGAACATCTTGAAGGTGATGTCGCCATTGCTGGCCTGTTCCAGCTTTTTACCCATGTTCTGTTCGGCGACCACGGTCGGGTAGCCGGCTGGGTGAATTTCGGCGAACTTGATGTCCAGTGCCGAAGCAGGCATGGCCACGCTGAAGGCGAAGGGGAGGACGGCAAGGAGCAGCTTGCGTTTGAACGTCATGATGAAACTCCGTGGTTTTTATTATCCGGTTTCGGGCGTGCAAGTGTGGGTGTGGCAGTGGGGCTCAGCCCCGGTAGGCAGGTTCCTCCAGGCCCTTGGTGCCAGGGTTGAGCGCAAATACCCCGCCAGCCAGGGGCTGGTCGCTGAGGTCTGTGCCTGCGGGGCGGATGGAGGTGACGTACAGGGTGTCGAGGTTGGCGCCGCCAAAGGCGCACATTGCCGGCTTTTTCACCGGCACGCTCAGTGAGCGGTCAAGGCGGCCGTCAGGGGTGAAGCGATGGATCTGCCCGGCGTCATTACCGCAGATCCAGTAGCAGCCATCCTGGTCGATAGCGGCGCCGTCGGGGCGCCCGGGGTAGCCGCGCATGTCGACGAACAGCCGCTTGTTGTAAGGCGTGCCGCTGTCGATGTCGTAGTCGAAAGCCCAGACCTTCTGCACGTTTGGGTGCGAGTCGGACAGGTACATGCGCGTGCCGTCGGGGCTGAAGGCCAGTCCGTTGGGTACGATCATGCCGTCTTGCTGCAGGTGCAGCTGGCCCTCTCCATCATGGCGGTACAGTGCACCCACGTGAGCACCTTGCTGCATGTCCAGCAGCATGGTGCCGGCCCAGAAGCGGCCCTGGCGATCGCAGCGGCCATCGTTGAAACGCATGCCGGCCTGGGCGTGCGGCACGGTGCTGAGCAGGCGGCTATCAAGGCTGCCGTCGGCCTTGGGCTGGAGCTGGAAGATGCCGCTTTCCATGCCGGCCACCCAGCCCTGGCCGCTGCGGGCGATGCAGGCCAGCATCTCGTCGCCCTGCCAGACCTGGTGCTTGCCATCAGTCGCCTGCCAGCGGTGCAGCTGGCGGGCAGGAATGTCGACCCAATACAGGGCCTGTTCGCTGGCGTGCCACACGGGGCTTTCGCCGGTGCCGTTGCGGGCGTCGACAATCAGTTCGCAGTTCATGGCCGTGCCTCCTGGCGTGCGTGGGTTTAGTTGAACGGGCCGGCCACGGCGAAGGCGCCGCCCTGGTAGACCATGCTCGGGTCATCCGCGGCGGGCGCCGGCTGGGCTTCCACAGCGGCGCGGAAGCGCTCGGAGCTGTCCTTGGGCT belongs to Pseudomonas putida NBRC 14164 and includes:
- a CDS encoding EamA family transporter; amino-acid sequence: MAVPSSAVPLFPRKLAIALLALLACSFAGNHIAARIAFDDGTGVLLAILCRSGITLLVLACLLLWQRQALGLPAGTRHWQLLLGLLIATQSLCLYSAVARIPVALALLVGNTFPMLLALLTWALGGARPTGRTVLFMGLILCGLVLALDVPARLADSGTANPHWALGVGLAFGAACAFACALWITDHKLASVRGPVRSLLTLLIVFSSMLVAGASGVMPSGLSLPGSSAGWVALASLVVLYGLAFTLLFVCVPRLNMAQNAPVMNVEPIATLLLGWALLDQQLGNLQLLGGAVVVCGIVLLTYRRAS
- a CDS encoding aldose 1-epimerase, which translates into the protein MAVTELHLQDRLTRLSLAPELGASLVNWEVKATGQALLRHSDPAALASGTPRRLACYPLAPWSNRIAGGGFARRDGWQALTPNTGHDPYPIHGSAWQQAWQVEHHSERRARLRLHSEVPFAYQATLDVHLHEGCLNLDLHVTHLDGPATWYGLGLHPYFPRYPDTQLYAAARKVWLAEHGRLPSYQAEVPEQWCFNALGRLPDTVVDHAFSGWPGECVIEQPSAGYRLACSASGAEHFLLFCPQGQGFFCFEPVSHPVNAHHLPGRPGLRLLQQGEGMSLGFRMQYRPL
- a CDS encoding TRAP transporter substrate-binding protein; the protein is MTFKRKLLLAVLPFAFSVAMPASALDIKFAEIHPAGYPTVVAEQNMGKKLEQASNGDITFKMFAGGVLGSEKEVIEQAQIGAVQMTRVSLGIVGPVVPDVNVFNMPFVFRDHDHMRKIIDGEIGQEILDKITNSDFNLVALAWMDGGSRSIYTKKPVRSLEDLKGMKIRVQGNPLFIDMMNAMGGNGIAMDTGEIFSALQTGVIDGAENNPPTLLEHNHFQSAKYYTLTGHLILPEPVVMSKTTWNKLSPEQQALVKKVAREAQMEERALWDAKSAASEEKLKAAGVEFITVDKKPFYDATASVREKYGAPYADLMKRIDAVQ
- a CDS encoding glucurono-1,5-lactonase, producing the protein MNCELIVDARNGTGESPVWHASEQALYWVDIPARQLHRWQATDGKHQVWQGDEMLACIARSGQGWVAGMESGIFQLQPKADGSLDSRLLSTVPHAQAGMRFNDGRCDRQGRFWAGTMLLDMQQGAHVGALYRHDGEGQLHLQQDGMIVPNGLAFSPDGTRMYLSDSHPNVQKVWAFDYDIDSGTPYNKRLFVDMRGYPGRPDGAAIDQDGCYWICGNDAGQIHRFTPDGRLDRSLSVPVKKPAMCAFGGANLDTLYVTSIRPAGTDLSDQPLAGGVFALNPGTKGLEEPAYRG
- a CDS encoding TRAP transporter small permease, whose amino-acid sequence is MKSLFLSVNDTLYRSCIWIAGLSILAMTLIIPWGIFARYVLGTGSSWPEPVSILLMVVFTFVGAAASYRAGAHMAVGMITDRLPPLQRQLVALLVQLLMIVVCVFMTYYGTRLCITTWNQSLASLPGVRVGMTYAPIPVGGVLTLVFVLEKLLLGDQSNRKVVRFDLVEENEGAA
- a CDS encoding TRAP transporter large permease, whose amino-acid sequence is MEAFILLGSFIVLILIGMPVAYALGLSALIGAWWIDIPLQAMMIQVASGVNKFSLLAIPFFVLAGAIMAEGGMSRRLVAFAGVLVGFVRGGLSLVNIMASTFFGAISGSSVADTASVGSVLIPEMERKGYPREFSTAVTVSGSVQALLTPPSHNSVLYSLAAGGTVSIASLFMAGVMPGLLLSAVMMGLCLIFAKKRNYPKGEVIPLRQALKIAGEALWGLMAMVIILGGILSGVFTATESAAVAVVWSFFVTMFIYRDYKWRDLPKLMHRTVRTISIVMILIGFAASFGYVMTLMQIPSKITTAFLTLSDNRYVILMCINFMLLLLGTVMDMAPLILILTPILLPVITGIGVDPVHFGMIMLVNLGIGLITPPVGAVLFVGSAIGKVSIESTVKALLPFYLALFLVLMAVTYIPAISLWLPSVVL